The Natrinema salaciae genome contains a region encoding:
- a CDS encoding RNase P subunit p30 family protein, with amino-acid sequence MYEAVHAHPDGESTVARFANRAADYGYEGVVVRNHSDARAEYDPEEISEEYGIDVVEGVEIRADDPQEASGSVGNFRSSQTIVGIHGGTTTMNRFAVEQTKVDVLAHPMTGDGDVNHVLAKAAVENGVRIEFDLAGVLRESGGHRVRILQSLRKLREIVDHYDAPYVVSADPTSHLELRTPRELKALGEQIGFTREFVGDGLAEWGRLAERNRHVDSESFIEPGVQRGRYEEDS; translated from the coding sequence ATGTACGAGGCCGTCCACGCCCACCCCGACGGAGAGAGCACGGTCGCCAGATTCGCGAACCGGGCGGCCGACTACGGCTACGAGGGCGTGGTCGTGCGCAATCACAGCGACGCGCGAGCCGAGTACGATCCCGAGGAGATCAGCGAGGAGTACGGGATCGACGTCGTCGAGGGAGTCGAGATCCGGGCCGACGATCCGCAGGAAGCGAGCGGCTCGGTCGGCAACTTTCGGTCGTCACAGACGATCGTCGGGATTCACGGCGGGACGACGACGATGAATCGGTTCGCCGTCGAACAGACGAAAGTCGACGTGCTCGCCCACCCGATGACTGGCGACGGGGACGTCAATCACGTCCTCGCGAAGGCCGCCGTCGAGAACGGCGTTCGCATCGAGTTCGACCTCGCCGGGGTGCTCCGGGAGAGCGGCGGCCACCGCGTCCGCATCCTGCAGTCGTTGCGAAAGCTCCGGGAGATCGTCGACCACTACGACGCGCCGTACGTCGTGAGTGCCGATCCGACCTCCCACCTCGAGTTGCGGACACCCCGTGAACTGAAAGCGCTCGGCGAGCAGATCGGATTCACCCGCGAATTCGTCGGCGACGGCCTCGCGGAGTGGGGACGGCTAGCCGAGCGCAATCGGCACGTCGACTCCGAGTCGTTCATTGAGCCGGGGGTCCAACGAGGGAGATATGAAGAGGACTCTTGA
- a CDS encoding Rpp14/Pop5 family protein, translated as MKHLPKHLRPRWRYLAVELETWPDERIDRRSFQRDLWYAGQNLLGDPGSADADLGVVRFDFADGRGDAVVKVRRGETEPARAALACIDEIDGAPVGIRVRGISGTIRAAEENYLGRDGQDSEERNVVFGNEERVAVLRDGVGDVRLDETFVGATDLDYHLV; from the coding sequence ATGAAACACCTCCCGAAACACCTCCGGCCGCGCTGGCGGTATCTCGCCGTCGAACTCGAAACGTGGCCCGACGAGCGGATCGACCGACGGTCGTTCCAGCGGGACCTGTGGTACGCGGGCCAGAACCTGCTGGGCGATCCGGGCAGCGCGGACGCCGATCTCGGCGTCGTCAGGTTCGACTTCGCCGACGGACGGGGGGACGCAGTCGTCAAAGTCCGCCGCGGGGAGACCGAGCCCGCACGGGCGGCGCTCGCCTGTATCGACGAAATCGACGGGGCTCCCGTCGGGATTCGGGTCCGCGGTATCAGTGGCACGATCCGGGCGGCTGAAGAAAACTATTTAGGACGCGACGGGCAAGATTCCGAAGAGAGAAACGTCGTGTTCGGGAACGAGGAGCGAGTCGCCGTCCTGCGGGACGGCGTTGGGGACGTGCGGCTCGATGAGACGTTCGTGGGCGCGACAGACCTCGATTACCATTTAGTGTGA
- a CDS encoding class I SAM-dependent methyltransferase has translation MKRTLEEHAARFDEKAGEYDDSKSDEYHACANLVVEHASPGEDDVVLDLATGTGAIALALAPDAKRVVGRDISEGMLEEAEQKAADEGLENLSFGHGSFREPNYDGPVDVVTSNFALHHLSDEEKREAIAVIADLEPRKFVLGDVMFFGEPDPDEPFYSPDVDDPATVGVLADAFTDAGFSLTAVERVHDQVGVLVAERSSTAGDAVGEE, from the coding sequence ATGAAGAGGACTCTTGAGGAACACGCAGCCCGGTTCGACGAAAAGGCCGGCGAGTACGACGACTCGAAGTCCGACGAGTACCACGCCTGTGCGAATCTCGTCGTGGAACACGCCAGCCCCGGCGAAGACGATGTCGTCCTCGATCTGGCAACCGGAACCGGTGCGATCGCGCTCGCGCTCGCCCCCGATGCGAAGCGCGTCGTCGGCCGGGACATCAGCGAGGGCATGCTCGAGGAAGCCGAGCAGAAAGCCGCAGACGAAGGACTCGAGAACCTCTCGTTCGGTCACGGGAGCTTCCGGGAACCGAACTACGACGGGCCGGTCGACGTGGTCACCTCGAACTTCGCCTTGCACCACCTCTCGGACGAGGAAAAGCGCGAAGCGATCGCGGTCATCGCCGACCTGGAGCCCCGGAAATTCGTCCTCGGAGACGTGATGTTCTTCGGAGAGCCCGATCCCGACGAGCCGTTTTACTCGCCCGACGTCGACGATCCGGCAACCGTCGGGGTGCTCGCGGACGCCTTTACCGATGCCGGCTTCTCGCTGACTGCCGTCGAGCGCGTCCACGATCAGGTCGGTGTGCTGGTCGCAGAGCGAAGTTCGACCGCAGGCGACGCGGTCGGCGAGGAATGA